In the Caenorhabditis elegans chromosome X genome, one interval contains:
- the F15A8.1 gene encoding UMA domain-containing protein (Partially confirmed by transcript evidence), with protein MPTKLPQSFSCIQIITPRSSPIPSDGPYPAFISTSEFDPVLYREELIRKAYLTKFPLYTERPDYLITVGRGHKTCSTISVEVKGQEDKSGRSRMPAAFAGITCTIVFLFILMLYFYMSGFVQF; from the exons ATGCCTACTAAACTACCTCAGTCGTTTTCCTGCATACAG ATAATAACACCCAGATCTTCACCAATTCCATCTGATGGGCCCTATCCTGCATTTATTTCCACTTCCGAATTTGATCCTGTTCTATATAGGGAAGAATTGATACGAAAGGCTTATTTAACAAAGTTTCCGTTATACAC TGAACGCCCCGACTACCTTATTACAGTTGGGAGAGGTCATAAAACTTGTTCTACCATTAGTGTTG aagtcAAAGGCCAGGAAGACAAAAGTGGTCGAAGTCGAATGCCAGCAGCATTTGCAGGAATAACATGCaccattgtttttttatttattcttatgctatatttttacatgagtggttttgtgcaattttaa
- the cest-26 gene encoding Carboxylic ester hydrolase (Confirmed by transcript evidence) produces the protein MSQSQSRPTPKSRTRQLWKKMGGVISFISLRHHNESNLTPSKQVRTRNGLVEGFRIKIDDDREVDMFLGIPFAKAPVGDLRFKNPEHTEDWDGVKKCVRFGPRAPQADFFWERFTLGVGKSEDCLYLNVFSPTWKAEEVSNGLHPVMVYVHGGGFLIDSAVKYGDEGIAKYLCRHGVVVVTIQYRLGLLGFFSTGDQVCPGNLGLWDMTMALQWVRDNVHAFGGDPRKVTVFGQSAGGVSVDLLSLSPHSRDLFHQVVPMAGNGECEWSTVGKNRLVNACREFAYRKCWDEKQARDENASESMLEFLRTRKEREFEKRLLTRKGVDVSKIGLDLAPVIGSKPSDFLPKSIEELRKEAPKKNIMVGTCEHEGLLFASLGPSNFDEKGIDKLLALLITEENHEDFEALREEAKKMYLKKLSDDEDDKEVAARGYIQLYSDLFVNNGTYNYAEKMTKLGNKVFMYSFDYCNPRSFGILSLRAPFRAATHCTELAYIFGVSIVFNYRYNESDRAMLDLMTKMWTNFAKYGNPNGQYEDSTVFDFKWEPTSKEEPTNFLAINEKKCEMQTVYQDNRAEFWKKIKITSKNV, from the exons ATGTCCCAATCACAATCACGTCCGACTCCAAAATCTCGCACCCGCCAACTTTGGAAAAAG ATGGGTGGTGTCATTTCATTCATATCGCTGCGACATCATAACGAAAGTAATCTAACTCCAAGTAAACAG GTCCGCACGAGAAATGGTCTCGTTGAAGGAttcagaattaaaattgaCGATGACCGAGAAGTGGATATGTTTCTTGGAATACCGTTTGCAAAAGCCCCGGTAGGAGATTTGCGTTTCAAAAATCCCGAGCACACAGAAGACTGGGACGGCGTCAAAAAGTGTGTACGATTTGGTCCAAGAGCTCCGCAGGCAGACTTTTTTTGGGAAAGGTTTACCCTGGGGGTTGGAAAAAGTGAGGATTGCCTTTACTTGAATGTATTTTCACCCACATGGAAAGCCGAGGAAGTGTCAAATGgg CTACACCCAGTTATGGTATATGTGCATGGCGGTGGTTTTTTGATCGATTCAGCTGTAAAATATGGTGACGAGGGGATTGCAAA ATATCTCTGCCGACATGGAGTGGTTGTGGTGACCATTCAGTATCGCTTGGGTCTTCTTGGATTCTTCTCGACAGGGGACCAAGTCTGTCCAGGAAACCTGGGACTTTGGGATATGACAATGGCATTGCAATGGGTCAGAGATAACGTACATGCATTCGGAGGCGATCCGAGAAAAGTGACAGTTTTTGGGCAGAGTGCAGGAGGTGTCAGTGTTGATTTGCTCTCACTGAGCCCACATTCGAGAg atcTGTTCCACCAAGTTGTTCCAATGGCTGGAAATGGTGAATGCGAATGGAGTACCGTGGGAAAGAACAGACTGGTCAATGCTTGTCGCGAATTTGCTTACAGAAAATGCTGGGATGAAAAACAAGCTCGAG acgAAAACGCCAGTGAAAGCATGTTAGAGTTTCTTCGCACCAGGAAAGAgcgggaattcgaaaaaaggcTACTCACTAGGAAAGGAGTTGATGTCTCTAAAATTGGACTTGATTTGGCCCCCGTCATTGGCTCCAAGCCAAGCGATTTTCTTCCGAAATCCATTGAAGAATTAAGAAAAGAAGCGccgaagaaaaatataatggTCGGAACTTGTGAGCATGAAGGATTGTTATTTGCTAGTCTCGGACCAAGTAACTTTGACGAAAAAGGAATTGACAAGTTGTTGGCTCTTTTGATAACTGAGGAAAATCACGAGGACTTTGAAGCGCTGCGAGAAGAAGCAAAGAAGatgtatttgaaaaagttgtcgGATGATGAAGATGACAAGGAAGTTGCTGCAAGGGGTTATATTCag ttgtacAGCGACCTGTTTGTCAATAATGGAACCTATAACTATGCGGAAAAGATGACAAAACTTGGAAACAAAGTGTTCATGTACTCCTTCGATTACTGTAACCCTCGAAGCTTTGGTATCCTCTCACTCCGAGCTCCATTCCGAG ctgCTACACATTGCACCGAGCTCGCATACATTTTTGGTGTCTCCATTGTGTTCAACTACCGGTACAACGAATCGGACAGAGCAATGCTCGACTTGATGACAAAGATGTGGACGAATTTCGCTAAATATGG aaatccAAATGGGCAATATGAAGATTCAACAGTCTTTGATTTCAAATGGGAACCAACGAGTAAAGAAGAACCCACAAATTTTCTAGCTATCAACGAGAAGAAATGTGAAATGCAAACCGTTTACCAAGACAATAGGGCAGAGTTCTGGAAGAAAATTAAGATTACTTCAAAGAACGTCTAA
- the cest-26 gene encoding Carboxylic ester hydrolase (Confirmed by transcript evidence), with amino-acid sequence MGGVISFISLRHHNESNLTPSKQVRTRNGLVEGFRIKIDDDREVDMFLGIPFAKAPVGDLRFKNPEHTEDWDGVKKCVRFGPRAPQADFFWERFTLGVGKSEDCLYLNVFSPTWKAEEVSNGLHPVMVYVHGGGFLIDSAVKYGDEGIAKYLCRHGVVVVTIQYRLGLLGFFSTGDQVCPGNLGLWDMTMALQWVRDNVHAFGGDPRKVTVFGQSAGGVSVDLLSLSPHSRDLFHQVVPMAGNGECEWSTVGKNRLVNACREFAYRKCWDEKQARDENASESMLEFLRTRKEREFEKRLLTRKGVDVSKIGLDLAPVIGSKPSDFLPKSIEELRKEAPKKNIMVGTCEHEGLLFASLGPSNFDEKGIDKLLALLITEENHEDFEALREEAKKMYLKKLSDDEDDKEVAARGYIQLYSDLFVNNGTYNYAEKMTKLGNKVFMYSFDYCNPRSFGILSLRAPFRAATHCTELAYIFGVSIVFNYRYNESDRAMLDLMTKMWTNFAKYGNPNGQYEDSTVFDFKWEPTSKEEPTNFLAINEKKCEMQTVYQDNRAEFWKKIKITSKNV; translated from the exons ATGGGTGGTGTCATTTCATTCATATCGCTGCGACATCATAACGAAAGTAATCTAACTCCAAGTAAACAG GTCCGCACGAGAAATGGTCTCGTTGAAGGAttcagaattaaaattgaCGATGACCGAGAAGTGGATATGTTTCTTGGAATACCGTTTGCAAAAGCCCCGGTAGGAGATTTGCGTTTCAAAAATCCCGAGCACACAGAAGACTGGGACGGCGTCAAAAAGTGTGTACGATTTGGTCCAAGAGCTCCGCAGGCAGACTTTTTTTGGGAAAGGTTTACCCTGGGGGTTGGAAAAAGTGAGGATTGCCTTTACTTGAATGTATTTTCACCCACATGGAAAGCCGAGGAAGTGTCAAATGgg CTACACCCAGTTATGGTATATGTGCATGGCGGTGGTTTTTTGATCGATTCAGCTGTAAAATATGGTGACGAGGGGATTGCAAA ATATCTCTGCCGACATGGAGTGGTTGTGGTGACCATTCAGTATCGCTTGGGTCTTCTTGGATTCTTCTCGACAGGGGACCAAGTCTGTCCAGGAAACCTGGGACTTTGGGATATGACAATGGCATTGCAATGGGTCAGAGATAACGTACATGCATTCGGAGGCGATCCGAGAAAAGTGACAGTTTTTGGGCAGAGTGCAGGAGGTGTCAGTGTTGATTTGCTCTCACTGAGCCCACATTCGAGAg atcTGTTCCACCAAGTTGTTCCAATGGCTGGAAATGGTGAATGCGAATGGAGTACCGTGGGAAAGAACAGACTGGTCAATGCTTGTCGCGAATTTGCTTACAGAAAATGCTGGGATGAAAAACAAGCTCGAG acgAAAACGCCAGTGAAAGCATGTTAGAGTTTCTTCGCACCAGGAAAGAgcgggaattcgaaaaaaggcTACTCACTAGGAAAGGAGTTGATGTCTCTAAAATTGGACTTGATTTGGCCCCCGTCATTGGCTCCAAGCCAAGCGATTTTCTTCCGAAATCCATTGAAGAATTAAGAAAAGAAGCGccgaagaaaaatataatggTCGGAACTTGTGAGCATGAAGGATTGTTATTTGCTAGTCTCGGACCAAGTAACTTTGACGAAAAAGGAATTGACAAGTTGTTGGCTCTTTTGATAACTGAGGAAAATCACGAGGACTTTGAAGCGCTGCGAGAAGAAGCAAAGAAGatgtatttgaaaaagttgtcgGATGATGAAGATGACAAGGAAGTTGCTGCAAGGGGTTATATTCag ttgtacAGCGACCTGTTTGTCAATAATGGAACCTATAACTATGCGGAAAAGATGACAAAACTTGGAAACAAAGTGTTCATGTACTCCTTCGATTACTGTAACCCTCGAAGCTTTGGTATCCTCTCACTCCGAGCTCCATTCCGAG ctgCTACACATTGCACCGAGCTCGCATACATTTTTGGTGTCTCCATTGTGTTCAACTACCGGTACAACGAATCGGACAGAGCAATGCTCGACTTGATGACAAAGATGTGGACGAATTTCGCTAAATATGG aaatccAAATGGGCAATATGAAGATTCAACAGTCTTTGATTTCAAATGGGAACCAACGAGTAAAGAAGAACCCACAAATTTTCTAGCTATCAACGAGAAGAAATGTGAAATGCAAACCGTTTACCAAGACAATAGGGCAGAGTTCTGGAAGAAAATTAAGATTACTTCAAAGAACGTCTAA